In Holophagales bacterium, one DNA window encodes the following:
- a CDS encoding sigma-54-dependent Fis family transcriptional regulator, whose translation MIAKVLLVDDDAAFRELLVDILRVDGYQLLEAGDGVRALSLASEHHVDLVLTDQRMPGLSGLELAGRLAALPHPPAVVLMTAYGTIPQAVEAMRAGVVDYLTKPLASPAELRRVVRSALGQPERAPSGEEFLTHDARTLEVLALADRAAATDATILVRGESGTGKELLARRVHRRSARARGPFVAVNCAALPESLAESELFGHERGAFTGAVQRQRGRFELASGGTLFLDEVGELAEPVQAKLLRALEQRAIERVGGTGPVGVDIRLLAATHRDLASGAAEGRFRADLFYRLNVVTLELPPLRERPGDLDLLVPALVRSLADRHRLPPREPDAECWSRLRRHSWPGNVRELRNVLERALIAGSGSTIRSVDLPVLDSGGVGAPKGDDPLLLAEREKRAILEALSRTGGNREQASRLLGISVRTLYNRLREFGLR comes from the coding sequence ATGATCGCCAAAGTCCTCCTCGTCGACGACGACGCGGCCTTTCGCGAGTTGCTGGTCGACATCCTGCGGGTGGACGGCTACCAGCTGCTCGAGGCCGGAGACGGCGTGCGGGCGCTCAGCCTGGCGAGCGAGCACCACGTCGATCTGGTGCTCACCGATCAGCGCATGCCGGGTCTCTCCGGCCTCGAGCTCGCCGGGCGCCTCGCGGCGCTGCCGCATCCCCCGGCGGTGGTGCTGATGACCGCCTACGGGACGATCCCGCAGGCGGTCGAGGCGATGCGGGCCGGCGTCGTCGACTACCTGACCAAGCCGCTGGCGAGCCCCGCGGAGCTCCGGAGGGTCGTGCGTTCGGCCCTCGGTCAGCCGGAGCGGGCGCCGAGCGGCGAGGAGTTCCTGACCCACGACGCGCGGACGCTCGAGGTTCTGGCGCTCGCCGACCGTGCGGCCGCAACCGACGCGACGATCCTCGTGCGTGGCGAGTCAGGCACCGGCAAGGAGCTGCTCGCCCGGCGCGTCCATCGTCGCTCCGCGCGGGCGCGCGGGCCGTTCGTCGCCGTCAACTGTGCGGCCTTGCCGGAGAGCCTGGCGGAGAGCGAGCTGTTCGGTCACGAGAGGGGCGCCTTCACCGGAGCCGTCCAGCGGCAACGCGGCCGCTTCGAGCTGGCGAGCGGCGGCACGCTGTTCCTCGACGAGGTGGGAGAGCTCGCCGAGCCGGTGCAGGCCAAGCTCCTCCGCGCTCTCGAGCAGCGAGCGATCGAACGGGTCGGTGGCACGGGGCCGGTGGGCGTCGACATCCGTCTGCTCGCGGCGACCCATCGCGACCTCGCCAGCGGGGCCGCCGAGGGGCGTTTTCGGGCCGACCTCTTCTACCGCCTCAACGTGGTGACGCTGGAGCTTCCGCCGCTGCGCGAACGTCCGGGAGACCTCGATCTGCTGGTGCCGGCGCTGGTGCGCTCGCTCGCCGATCGCCACCGTCTTCCGCCCCGCGAGCCCGATGCGGAGTGCTGGTCGCGGCTGCGCCGTCACTCCTGGCCGGGAAACGTGCGTGAGCTGCGCAACGTGCTCGAGCGGGCTTTGATCGCGGGGAGCGGCTCGACGATCCGGTCGGTGGATCTCCCGGTGCTCGACAGCGGCGGCGTGGGCGCTCCGAAGGGCGACGACCCGCTGCTGCTCGCCGAACGGGAGAAGCGGGCGATCCTCGAAGCCCTCTCGCGCACCGGAGGCAACCGCGAGCAGGCGTCGCGCCTCCTCGGCATCTCCGTACGAACGCTCTACAACCGACTGCGCGAATTCGGTCTGAGGTGA
- a CDS encoding HAMP domain-containing histidine kinase: protein MDDRRANRWEVGAVIAAVGAAAALVALGWTAARGLAESRESALDGRVLRFAHRIEAELRDVGPAAAPGLLATMEDENADWIEGIALATPEGDWERRAGASVARLERDPDQRVELSLGRTWGGGPPSAGLATGGGWRGARAPARRTLGIWVDAAVRRPSLVERALLPASSAAAAALVGLALVAVRGARRERARELEAVDRRRLEGLGRAGAGLAHQLRNPLATVKGSCQLLLEESDGDSRPRLERILGEVDRMDRLLAELLDYARPPTAEPAMLQLEPFLAEIARGDERVVVACPPHLAATVDPEHLREILVNLLDNARAVSDDGSRIEVVVRRRGRLLETDVADRGPGPGSNPEAWFEPYATGRHDGTGLGLPIARALAMANGGSLELVARPGGGAVARLRLLAVEGGA from the coding sequence ATGGACGACCGGCGAGCGAACCGCTGGGAGGTCGGCGCGGTGATCGCCGCAGTCGGGGCGGCCGCTGCTCTCGTCGCTCTCGGCTGGACGGCGGCACGCGGGCTGGCGGAGAGTCGAGAATCCGCTCTTGACGGCCGGGTGCTCCGCTTCGCTCACCGCATCGAGGCGGAGCTGCGCGACGTCGGACCTGCCGCGGCACCCGGTCTGCTCGCGACGATGGAGGACGAGAACGCCGACTGGATCGAGGGCATCGCGCTCGCTACTCCCGAGGGCGACTGGGAGCGGCGAGCGGGAGCCTCCGTCGCACGCCTGGAGCGCGATCCCGACCAGCGCGTCGAGCTCTCGCTGGGTCGCACCTGGGGTGGAGGGCCGCCCTCGGCCGGGCTCGCCACCGGCGGCGGCTGGCGCGGTGCGCGAGCCCCGGCGCGGCGGACGCTCGGCATCTGGGTCGACGCCGCCGTCCGAAGGCCCTCCCTCGTCGAGCGAGCGCTCCTGCCGGCGTCGAGCGCGGCGGCCGCGGCTCTCGTCGGCTTGGCCCTGGTGGCGGTCCGCGGGGCGCGACGCGAGCGAGCTCGCGAGCTCGAAGCGGTCGACCGGCGTCGCCTCGAAGGGCTCGGGCGGGCGGGAGCCGGTCTCGCCCACCAATTGCGCAACCCGCTCGCGACGGTCAAGGGCTCCTGTCAGTTGCTGCTCGAGGAAAGCGACGGGGACTCGCGCCCGCGGCTCGAGCGCATCCTCGGCGAAGTCGACCGGATGGACCGGCTGCTCGCGGAGCTGCTCGACTACGCCCGCCCTCCGACGGCGGAGCCCGCCATGCTGCAGCTCGAGCCCTTCCTCGCCGAGATCGCGCGGGGTGACGAGCGTGTGGTCGTGGCCTGTCCGCCGCATCTGGCCGCCACGGTCGATCCCGAGCACCTGCGGGAGATTCTGGTCAATCTGCTCGACAACGCCCGGGCGGTGAGCGACGACGGGAGCCGGATCGAGGTCGTGGTGCGGCGTCGCGGACGTCTTCTCGAGACCGACGTCGCCGATCGCGGCCCGGGTCCGGGCTCGAACCCCGAGGCCTGGTTCGAGCCCTATGCGACCGGTCGCCACGACGGCACCGGACTCGGCTTGCCGATCGCCCGCGCGCTGGCGATGGCCAACGGCGGCTCGCTCGAGCTCGTGGCGCGTCCCGGAGGGGGTGCCGTGGCGCGGCTGCGACTCCTCGCGGTGGAGGGCGGGGCATGA